The following coding sequences are from one Musa acuminata AAA Group cultivar baxijiao chromosome BXJ2-4, Cavendish_Baxijiao_AAA, whole genome shotgun sequence window:
- the LOC135610656 gene encoding AT-hook motif nuclear-localized protein 22-like: MDPISASTHGHHLPPPFHGQEFHPLHFQHLQQQQQLKVEEEHSGLRRGTKRDHDDSNNDENNNSSGGDGKELAPATFSAGGEGEIMRRPRGRPAGSKNKPKPPIIITRDSANALRSHVMEIASGCDIVESVASFACRRQRGVCILSGNGTVTNVNLRQPASSSAVVNLRGRFEILSLSGSFLPPPAPPAASGLTIYLAGGQGQIVGGSVVGALIASGPVIIMAASFGNAAYERLPLDEEEPLQAQQGALGSPGLVGQSTPPQQPQQQQLLDPNNPLLHGIPPNLLNNLQLPAEAYSWATGAGGRASF, translated from the coding sequence ATGGATCCAATTTCAGCATCCACGCATGGCCACCATCTCCCTCCTCCCTTCCATGGCCAAGAGTTCCATCCCCTCCACTTTCAGCACcttcagcaacagcagcagctcaAGGTCGAGGAAGAACACAGCGGCCTCCGCCGTGGCACGAAGCGCGACCATGACGACAGTAACAACGACGAGAATAACAATTCCAGCGGCGGCGACGGCAAGGAGCTGGCTCCAGCAACTTTCTCCGCCGGCGGAGAGGGGGAGATCATGCGCCGGCCGCGCGGCCGCCCAGCCGGGTCCAAGAACAAGCCGAAGCCGCCGATCATCATCACCAGGGACAGCGCCAACGCGCTGCGGTCGCACGTGATGGAGATCGCGAGCGGGTGCGATATCGTCGAGAGCGTCGCCAGCTTTGCCTGCCGCCGGCAGCGCGGCGTCTGCATCCTCAGCGGCAACGGCACCGTCACCAACGTCAACCTGCGCCAGCCTGCCTCTTCCAGCGCTGTCGTCAACCTTCGTGGCCGCTTCGAGATTCTTTCTCTCTCCGGATCTTTTCTTCCGCCGCCTGCACCACCTGCCGCCAGTGGCCTCACCATATACTTAGCCGGCGGGCAGGGCCAGATTGTCGGGGGTAGCGTCGTCGGGGCTCTAATAGCATCAGGACCAGTAATTATAATGGCCGCTTCCTTCGGAAACGCAGCCTACGAGAGGCTGCCCCTCGACGAGGAGGAACCTCTACAAGCTCAGCAGGGTGCTCTCGGGTCGCCTGGACTGGTAGGACAGTCGACTCCACCGCAGCAgccccagcagcagcagctactCGACCCCAACAATCCGCTCCTCCACGGCATCCCGCCAAACCTCCTCAATAATCTCCAGTTGCCAGCCGAGGCATACAGCTGGGCCACCGGCGCAGGAGGGCGCGCCTCCTTCTGA
- the LOC135610659 gene encoding outer envelope pore protein 24, chloroplastic-like → MKATVKGRYEVDKSVATATLAVHAGDARLKTSFTDATFAGGPSLEGLVLSVEKPGAFILDYNVPNKDVRFQFMNSFKAVDKTVNLTYTHARAANRTALDGSLVFDPANKVSMNYAFGSGNCKVKYWYAHGELRRLVLEPCYDVSKNAWDFALTRKFEGGDSLKATYQTTTKNLGLEWNRDSKDSSFKISASFNLAEQQKYPKLMAESTWNYEI, encoded by the exons ATGAAGGCGACGGTGAAGGGCCGGTACGAGGTCGACAAGAGCGTCGCCACCGCCACCCTCGCCGTGCATGCCGGCGACGCCCGCCTCAAGACCTCCTTCACCGACGCCACCTTCGCCGGCGGCCCCTCCCTCGAAGGCCTCGTCCTCTCCGTCGAGAAGCCCGGCGCCTTCATCCTCGACTACAACGTCCCCAACAAG GATGTGAGGTTTCAGTTCATGAACTCGTTCAAGGCGGTCGACAAGACGGTGAACTTGACCTACACGCATGCGAGAGCGGCTAACCGGACGGCGCTGGACGGGTCGCTGGTGTTCGATCCGGCGAACAAGGTATCGATGAACTATGCGTTCGGGTCGGGGAACTGCAAGGTGAAATATTGGTACGCGCACGGCGAGCTGAGACGCTTGGTGTTGGAGCCGTGCTATGATGTGTCGAAGAACGCGTGGGATTTCGCCTTGACCAGGAAGTTCGAGGGTGGTGATTCCCTCAAGGCGACCTACCAGACCACGACTAAGAATCTCGGATTGGAGTGGAATAGGGACTCCAAGGACAGCTCATTCAAG ATTTCAGCATCATTCAATTTGGCAGAGCAACAGAAGTATCCAAAATTAATGGCTGAGAGCACATGGAATTATGAAATATGA
- the LOC135610658 gene encoding uncharacterized protein LOC135610658 isoform X1, with protein sequence MAGILSRRIFGFSLSLILINMASIMERADENLLPAVYKEVSEAFDAGPIELGYLTFIRNFVQSVSSPMAGVLALHHDRPVVLAMGTACWALSTAAVGVSQHFNQVAFWRAINGLGLAIVIPALQSFIADSYMDGLRGTGFGLLNLIGSVGGIGGGVLATIMAGHEYWGIPGWRCAFIMMASLSLLIGVLVFLFVVDPRRDPLVAVGADDDTERANLIMKSTVPPSSIWSSSWLAMRSVMKVKTFQIIVLQGIVGSLPWTAMVFFTMWFELIGFDNNSSAALNSLFAIGCAMGSFLGGMIADRLSKYYPDSGRVMCAQFSAFMGIPFSWILLTGIRPSVNNWNAFAATLLLMGLTISWCASCANNPMFAEVVPPKHRTMIYAFDRAFEGSFSSFAAPAVGILTEKIYGYDSKSLKSVGGSAEGALALSRGLFMMTIVPFGLCSLFYSPLYIVFRRDRESAKLVSSKEQQLSSEIDFVGR encoded by the exons ATGGCTGGAATTTT ATCAAGGAGAATATTTGGGTTCTCTCTATCTCTTATTCTCATCAACATGGCTTCTATAATGGAGCGTGCTGATGAGAATCTCTTACCAGCTGTTTATAAAGAAGTTAGCGAGGCCTTTGATGCTGGACCCATCGAACTTGGATATCTTACCTTTATACGTAACTTTGTGCAATCAGTATCATCACCCATGGCAGGTGTTCTAGCCCTTCATCATGACCGTCCTGTAGTTCTTGCTATGGGTACTGCATGCTGGGCTTTATCAACAGCTGCAGTTGGTGTAAGCCAGCATTTTAATCAGGTTGCTTTCTGGAGAGCAATAAATGGCTTGGGTTTGGCCATTGTCATCCCTGCACTCCAATCGTTCATTGCAGATAGTTACATGGATGGTTTGCGTGGTACGGGATTTGGATTACTAAATCTTATTGGTTCTGTCGGGGGCATTGGAGGTGGTGTTTTGGCTACAATCATGGCAGGACATGAGTACTGGGGAATACCAGGGTGGCGTTGTGCTTTCATCATGATGGCATCATTGAGCTTGCTAATTGGAGTTCTTGTgtttctttttgttgttgaccCTAGGAGAGACCCTTTAGTTGCTGTCGGTGCTGATGATGACACCGAAAG GGCTAACCTGATAATGAAAAGTACTGTACCTCCATCCTCGATCTGGAGCAGTTCCTGGTTGGCAATGAGATCTGTAATGAAAGTCAAGACATTTCAAATCATTGTCTTGCAGGGAATTGTTGGTTCACTACCTTGGACAGCAATGGTTTTCTTCACAATGTGGTTTGAACTGATag GGTTTGATAATAACAGCTCAGCTGCCTTAAACAGTCTTTTCGCCATTGGATGTGCTATGGGTTCCTTCCTTGGGGGGATGATAGCTGATCGATTGTCAAAGTACTATCCAGACTCAGGCCGAGTTATGTGTGCTCAGTTCAGTGCCTTCATGGGTATTCCCTTTTCATGGATTCTTCTTACTGGGATCCGGCCATCTGTGAACAACTGGAACGCTTTTGCTGCCACCCTACTCCTCATGGGCCTCACAATCAGCTGGTGTGCTTCCTGTGCCAACAACCCCATGTTTGCCGAGGTTGTCCCCCCGAAGCACCGTACCATGATTTATGCTTTCGACCGTGCATTTGAAGGATCATTCTCCTCATTCGCAGCACCAGCAGTAGGTATCCTTACTGAGAAGATTTATGGCTACGATTCAAAGTCGCTCAAGTCAGTTGGTGGCTCTGCTGAAGGAGCATTGGCACTCTCGAGGGGTCTATTTATGATGACCATCGTTCCTTTTGGTTTGTGCAGCTTGTTTTACAGTCCCCTTTACATTGTATTTAGGCGAGACCGAGAAAGCGCCAAACTGGTTTCTTCAAAGGAGCAACAACTATCATCAGAAATTGATTTTGTAGGCAGGTGA
- the LOC135610658 gene encoding uncharacterized protein LOC135610658 isoform X2, with protein sequence MRHRAASSPHGTSSLTSRGKMRSRRIFGFSLSLILINMASIMERADENLLPAVYKEVSEAFDAGPIELGYLTFIRNFVQSVSSPMAGVLALHHDRPVVLAMGTACWALSTAAVGVSQHFNQVAFWRAINGLGLAIVIPALQSFIADSYMDGLRGTGFGLLNLIGSVGGIGGGVLATIMAGHEYWGIPGWRCAFIMMASLSLLIGVLVFLFVVDPRRDPLVAVGADDDTERANLIMKSTVPPSSIWSSSWLAMRSVMKVKTFQIIVLQGIVGSLPWTAMVFFTMWFELIGFDNNSSAALNSLFAIGCAMGSFLGGMIADRLSKYYPDSGRVMCAQFSAFMGIPFSWILLTGIRPSVNNWNAFAATLLLMGLTISWCASCANNPMFAEVVPPKHRTMIYAFDRAFEGSFSSFAAPAVGILTEKIYGYDSKSLKSVGGSAEGALALSRGLFMMTIVPFGLCSLFYSPLYIVFRRDRESAKLVSSKEQQLSSEIDFVGR encoded by the exons ATGAGACACAGGGCCGCCTCCTCTCCTCATGGGACCTCCTCCTTGACTTCTCGAGGCAAAATGAG ATCAAGGAGAATATTTGGGTTCTCTCTATCTCTTATTCTCATCAACATGGCTTCTATAATGGAGCGTGCTGATGAGAATCTCTTACCAGCTGTTTATAAAGAAGTTAGCGAGGCCTTTGATGCTGGACCCATCGAACTTGGATATCTTACCTTTATACGTAACTTTGTGCAATCAGTATCATCACCCATGGCAGGTGTTCTAGCCCTTCATCATGACCGTCCTGTAGTTCTTGCTATGGGTACTGCATGCTGGGCTTTATCAACAGCTGCAGTTGGTGTAAGCCAGCATTTTAATCAGGTTGCTTTCTGGAGAGCAATAAATGGCTTGGGTTTGGCCATTGTCATCCCTGCACTCCAATCGTTCATTGCAGATAGTTACATGGATGGTTTGCGTGGTACGGGATTTGGATTACTAAATCTTATTGGTTCTGTCGGGGGCATTGGAGGTGGTGTTTTGGCTACAATCATGGCAGGACATGAGTACTGGGGAATACCAGGGTGGCGTTGTGCTTTCATCATGATGGCATCATTGAGCTTGCTAATTGGAGTTCTTGTgtttctttttgttgttgaccCTAGGAGAGACCCTTTAGTTGCTGTCGGTGCTGATGATGACACCGAAAG GGCTAACCTGATAATGAAAAGTACTGTACCTCCATCCTCGATCTGGAGCAGTTCCTGGTTGGCAATGAGATCTGTAATGAAAGTCAAGACATTTCAAATCATTGTCTTGCAGGGAATTGTTGGTTCACTACCTTGGACAGCAATGGTTTTCTTCACAATGTGGTTTGAACTGATag GGTTTGATAATAACAGCTCAGCTGCCTTAAACAGTCTTTTCGCCATTGGATGTGCTATGGGTTCCTTCCTTGGGGGGATGATAGCTGATCGATTGTCAAAGTACTATCCAGACTCAGGCCGAGTTATGTGTGCTCAGTTCAGTGCCTTCATGGGTATTCCCTTTTCATGGATTCTTCTTACTGGGATCCGGCCATCTGTGAACAACTGGAACGCTTTTGCTGCCACCCTACTCCTCATGGGCCTCACAATCAGCTGGTGTGCTTCCTGTGCCAACAACCCCATGTTTGCCGAGGTTGTCCCCCCGAAGCACCGTACCATGATTTATGCTTTCGACCGTGCATTTGAAGGATCATTCTCCTCATTCGCAGCACCAGCAGTAGGTATCCTTACTGAGAAGATTTATGGCTACGATTCAAAGTCGCTCAAGTCAGTTGGTGGCTCTGCTGAAGGAGCATTGGCACTCTCGAGGGGTCTATTTATGATGACCATCGTTCCTTTTGGTTTGTGCAGCTTGTTTTACAGTCCCCTTTACATTGTATTTAGGCGAGACCGAGAAAGCGCCAAACTGGTTTCTTCAAAGGAGCAACAACTATCATCAGAAATTGATTTTGTAGGCAGGTGA